Part of the Natrinema salinisoli genome is shown below.
CTACCGACGCCGACCGCTATCTTCCTCACGTTCATCTGGTTCCTCCCGTTTTTCATCTCGATCTATTACGCTATTGGCCCCTTCGGTCGGACAATAAACGACGAGATCATCGACTCGATTATAGACGATGCTCGAGATAAGCAGGCGGAGTCCGAGTTCGCTATGGCACCGTCTGACGAGTCCGTCGGAGGTGATGACTAATGGACGCTCCGTCTGCCGTCCTCCAGACCTCAGAGATACCGATCGCTGACGATCCGGTCGTACTGATTTTCGGGTCCCTGTACATCCTTATGATCCTAGCGATCGGGGTCTGGGGGTATACCAAGACGGAGACGCTCAGTGACTTCCTGATTACTGGGAAGAGTATTGGCACGTGGGTGCTCGCGATAACCGTTTTCTCCGTCGTCCAATCAGGATTCGGCTTCGTTGGTGGTCCCGAGCTCATATATGCGTTCGGGACGACGCCCATCTGGATCTTCGGGACTGCACCGATCGGTTTCCTGATCATTTGGCTGGTGATCGGAAAGCGAATGCGGATGCTGGCGGATATCCGGGACGTCCTAACACTCGCTGATGGGATGTACGCTCGCTACGAAAACGACTGGGTACGCGGACTAACCGGGATTACAGTCATTATTTCGGTGACGGGATATCTCGCGACGAACCTCGCTGCACTCCAATACGTGATGCGAGCTATCTTCGGTATCCCGGTCGCGATGGGATTGCTCCTCGGTGCGAGCGTACTACTATTGTATAGTGTCATCGGCGGGATGATCGCGGGCGTCTGGACGGACTTCATCCAGGGAATCACGATGATCATCGGCGCTATTCTCGTATTCTTCTACGCGGTCTCGTTCGGAGGAGGCGTAAGAAATATCTCCGAAAACCTCGCTGCTTCCGATCCAGCGTTGATAAGCCCATTCGGCGCTCTTGGCGGTATAACGGCACTCAGTTGGTGGATCCTCTTCTCCGTCGGTGGTATCGGGCAGGCGCATACGATCACGAAATTCTATATGATAAAGGACATCAAGCTTCTCAAATGGGGAGCACCCATCGCTGCGATATCCTACGGAATTTCGAGTCTCTTAGCATTTACGACGGGACTGAGTATGCGAGCGATGGTCGAGGCAGGCAATATTCAAGCGCTCGAGAGCGCCTCTGAAACGATGCCGATTTTCGTGCTGAACTACGCGCCGAGTATCGTCGCTGGAATCGTCCTCTCCGGCCTGCTCGCTGCGATTATGAGTACCAGCGACTCGTTCCTGAACATCGCTGCCGCGGCCGTTACGCGAGATATCCCACGCGCTCTCGGTCGACCGATCGAAGACGATCAAGTCGAGTTCCGTGTCACTCAGATCGCCCTCGTCGGGGTCACCGTAGCCGCTACCCTGATCGTCCACTTCTCGAGTGCACTTGTCGGGATTCTCGGTGTGATCGGGTGGGGGCTGTTCGCTGCGTCCTTCTTCCCAGTGGTCGCTCTCGGACTCAATTGGAAGGGAGCGACGGCACCGGGTGCTATCGCAGCCATCGTCGTCGGCCTGCTTCTCAATATCGTATACGAGGTCCTGCCAACGGCATTCAGCACGTTCGGGATGGGCTCCCTCGCTGAATCCATTTCGGCTACCTACCCCTTCCCGGAAACGCTCGTCGTTGGAACAGCAGCTATGCTGATCTCGACGATCGTACTCGTTGTCGTCTCACTCGTGACCCAGAGTGAATACACCGTTCCAGCCGATATAAAACCGCTTCTCGAGCAATAGCCTAGTACCACGTTTTAGTTCACGGTCAATCTAACTCATGGATACTAACTCTGATCCCGACGGGCGCAGAACTGATGAAAGCGAGCAACTGGTCTGTCGATTTACCGGTTGGTGCAAAAAGACAGGATACTCGCTCGAATACTGGGAGATTTTCGCCACCGACAGGCGACTCATTTTCTGTTTTGTCGGTGAGTCGTATAGTTCCCTTCTCCTGAAAGCCGATATGGGCGGAACGTATCGCGACCGACTCTCGGAGCTCGAGCTCTCTGAAATCGCCACGTTCGACGAACGGAATTTCACTGTCCCGCTATCTAAGCTAGAGACGATTGAATATACCCCTGGATCGGTTAGCAAAAAGGCGACATTGCGATTTGAATGGCGTGATGGTGAGATAGTGCTGTATAACGTTCCTCAGACGTCTACCAGTGATGACACGGTCGATACTATACGCAGCCTTTCGAAGTACGATGTCCACAATAACGTGGTGACTACGGTATCCGATGAACGGGCAGGTCCGTTTCGGAAGCTCCGGCAGGTAATTCAGACCTTCCTGTGAGAGGCCTGAGACCACGCCGTATCGAGCGCGGAAATTCAGCCCTCGACAAGAGTATCGTCGGAGCGAGCCACTGACCACGCACCTCCCGCTCTCGGCTCTAGTAAGAGGAGCTACCCCTTACTGATCGTTAGCGACAGTCCTCCGTCAGTGAGCCCGATCAATACGATTGATACTACTTTGAGAATAGATTGAACGATTCCAAACGGCAGAAAACGGTGAGAACGATAGTCACGTGTTTAATTCATCAATTCACTGTCTCGGTCGCAACGATGATCGACGACCAAACTGAATACCCTGCTACACTCGATCGGAAGACAGTCCATTCGATGGGTAAGCTCCTACTCATGACCCTGTCGTTGATACTACTCTTGGTACTCATCTCACTGTTACCGGGGATTGATAGATTGGTCCCGGGCTCGCCAATAACATTGTTCGCGGTTGTCAGTGCGGTCCTGACGATGGCGACAGTCGGACTTCTCCTATCGCTGGCCCCCGCGGTCGCGACGCTCGTTCAATCGACGTTCGAGGGGCCAGCACAGGTTGTTGACGACATCGCTGCCATCATGCAACTGCTAGTCGTGTTCATTGCGATGATTATCGCCCATCGCGGGCTCGCTCCGGCGATCGTACCACTGCTTGACGAAACTGCGTGGATGTACGACGTTGTATTCCTCGCATTTGCGCTACCACCGCTCGCGATCCTCGCCATCCGCGTATACGTATCGCTCGATCCAATGGCTGAACTGCTGGCCGAGCGAGTGACACAATCGGAGAACGGCGATGACACGATACCAGAGGAGAAATAACTTCCACTGAAAAGGTCGACTCTTCTTGGTGGAGATTAAGTGTATCGCCGTCAGCCCCCCCCCTCGTATGCATGTTCCTAACATACTTTAGATAGTTTGCTGGCCGAATCGACGTTGCTGAGGAACTGCAACTCCTCGAGCAACGATGGATTCAACGAGGGTTGGAAAACCTTCGAAGAAGACGGCGAAATGGTCAGCAGTCCCGGTGAACGAAGCGTCCGTGACCGTGAACTCGAGACACTCCGAGATATACACGAACTCGGTGTGTTCGTCGCGACAGATACGTTCGACGCTCAAATCGATCCCGAACTTGTACTCGATATCCAGGGCCGCGGAGAGGAACGCTTCGATTTCCGAGATGCCGCTGAAACCGAGGTGGCGACCCAATGAAAGACGGCTCTGGGAATCTCGATACGGTGACAGTAATAGCAGTGAGGAGGAGACAACCGACTCTGAACCGCTGGGTGGACCGATCGACGACAACCAGCCGAATCGTGGACGATCGAGATCGTCATCAACTCGGTCGGAACCGATACCTGACCAGCCTGGCACATCGTCGACGTCGACCAACGAGTCAGAGCAGGACGAGCACAAGTACCCGTATTTCGTCCGTCGAAGTAAGGTCCTCGACGAGCGAGATGAACGGATCGAGGCCCATCTTCGGGAAGTGGTCACGGACCAGGAGTCGGACTTCCGGAGTGAGCTCGCCGATGAACTCGAGACGAACGGCGACATTTCGAAATCAGACGCACGCGAGTTCGCGCTCCTGTATGCGTTCGGAAACCCGGAGGGCGTCGCGGAGTTGATGCGGGAGGAAGGCTTCGGCGAACTCGAGTAATCGACATCTGTTTTTGACGATCCTACAGCGTTGGAGGAGTACTCTATAGAGTACTTCTCAAATCCAGCCTAGAATTAAGTAAGTAGTCGTGATGGTTCCAGTATGAGGAATATCGCAGTTGAGGGGCTTCGGCTCCTCTTAGGTCTGTTCGTCGTAGCCGCTGTACTGGTAACAATTGCTGGCGGGAGTCTGACTGGCATTACGGAGGTATTCACAGCGTTGTTTATCTTCGGTGTGATCGTTGCCCTCGTGTTGGGGGCGTTCAACGCTGGCTGATAGTCACGCTGGTGTTGCGACGAACTCTCTGATTTATCAGATTTAGATAATAGTTCTCGGAGACCGGGCCCGATCGGCCCGGGCTGGACTCTACGTACGGGCGCGCGTGTATAATTGCAGCACACCCCCCAGGGGGTCAACCGGGGACAATAATTATGGACCTTCCTGCCCTGTAGACTGTGTCGTTTGCCCAGACAATCGGGAGAAACGACATCATATCAGATTCAAAATAATGTACGAAGCTATCGAACTCGCGCGGACGTATCCCACTCTCGCGATGGTTGCTGTACTCGCTGTGATCTTGGCCTATGCGAAGGCCAAGGACACCGTGTACGGGCAACCCCGTGATGGTGGCAACTTCGACAAGTACCGAACGACTCGAGTCAAGGAAACGTACAGATACGCGTCGTACACGATCGCACTCGGCGTGCTGGTGTGGCTGTTCCAGAGCTCGCAGTTCCTCTCGTAGAAGGACAGCCACACTCTCACTCATATCGTCGGCCAGATTCCGCTGTCAGCTTTCTCGCTGTGCCCTATTCTAACTCAGATTCCAAGTCGATCCCGTATTCGGCTTGGATCTCTTGCTTCGCAGTAAGCAGACTCTCTTGGACCTCCCCTGAGAAGTCAAGGAATTGCTCTTGCTCGTCATACCACTGCTCTAACTCCGGTACAACCTCCGTTACTGCTATTACCGCGTCAGCACGGC
Proteins encoded:
- a CDS encoding sodium/proline symporter — its product is MDAPSAVLQTSEIPIADDPVVLIFGSLYILMILAIGVWGYTKTETLSDFLITGKSIGTWVLAITVFSVVQSGFGFVGGPELIYAFGTTPIWIFGTAPIGFLIIWLVIGKRMRMLADIRDVLTLADGMYARYENDWVRGLTGITVIISVTGYLATNLAALQYVMRAIFGIPVAMGLLLGASVLLLYSVIGGMIAGVWTDFIQGITMIIGAILVFFYAVSFGGGVRNISENLAASDPALISPFGALGGITALSWWILFSVGGIGQAHTITKFYMIKDIKLLKWGAPIAAISYGISSLLAFTTGLSMRAMVEAGNIQALESASETMPIFVLNYAPSIVAGIVLSGLLAAIMSTSDSFLNIAAAAVTRDIPRALGRPIEDDQVEFRVTQIALVGVTVAATLIVHFSSALVGILGVIGWGLFAASFFPVVALGLNWKGATAPGAIAAIVVGLLLNIVYEVLPTAFSTFGMGSLAESISATYPFPETLVVGTAAMLISTIVLVVVSLVTQSEYTVPADIKPLLEQ